The genome window GGATGTTCTCCTTCAATTTCTTTCCATTTTCTGGCTAATTCAGCTTGGCAACAAGGTGCAACAGCAATAAAATCTGTCTTTTCTTTAATTGCAAATGCAAGTGCCATATCTGTAGCCGTATCGCAAGCGTGTAATGCCACAACTGCATTTGGTCTGTTTTCATAAGGCCATTTATAAGCAGTCATGGAAGCACATTCAAAACTCAAAAAATCATTATAACCGAGTTTTTCAGCCTTTTCTATGCAGCTTTTAATTATTTTTTGATTTGTATCAACTCCAACAATTTTTGCTTGCGTATTCCATTTTTCTTTAAAACACCAAGCTAATAAAAATGTTAAATAAGATTTCCCACAACCAACATCAAGAATGTGAACAACTTTATGTCTACTGACGAGATCGGTAAAATGTGTTTCTAACAAATTAAACATATGATTAATTTGAATAAACTTTTTGAGATTATCGGGAGACATAGAAGCATCTGCGTTCAATAAACCTAGTAACCTTAGTAACTGGGGAGCAGATTTAGGAGTAATGGTATATTTTTTGTCTCCTAATATTTTTTTAAGTCTCTCATCTGTCCACCATTTTTCTGCTAACTCATTAATAGTTGCAGGTTTTTTATACAATTCCATATTTAAATATTTCCAGCTAATTTAAGGCGTTCTAAAAAAACAGAAACACCATCTTCATCATTTGATAGTGCTTTTGCCTTTGCTATTTTTAAAGCATGAATATCGGCGTTCGCCATTGCAACACCAAGACCAGCTTGTTCTAACATTTCAACATCGTTTTCACCATCTCCAAAGGCGATAACGTCTTTGATATTTATTCCTAAGTATTTGCAAACAATATGCATTGCAGTACCTTTATTTACGTTTGGAGAGCCTATTTCAATCCACGGCCAGCCATTAAAAGTACAAAATTTAGCATTATATTTTTCTTGAAAAAAGCTGCTTTGCGAAGCTAAAAAAAGCTCTCTATCATTATCGGGAGATAATAATATTAAAAAACTAACAACAGAATCAACAGGAGGATTATCTAAATCAAGCTGCATTACATCAGAGTCATAATGCGAAGCAAATTCATTACTATCTAATAAATTTGGATGCAAACAATAAAAGCCTTTTGAAGTGTCAACTAAGATATTTTGAACAGGATTATTAGTACCTTGATTCAAATATTGTCTCAGCATATTAAATATAGCATCTCGTAAATTATTATCAATAAAAGAAAGTAACATAGGATAATCATCAGAAATATCTCTTCGAATATCATTCCCATTTAAAGTGATAATAGGAGCACTTAAATTTAATCCTTCTGTAACAGCTTTCACTGATTTAATTGTTCTTCCTGTTGAAACAATAACTTTCACACCTTGAGAAATAAAATCATTCAAACATTTTAAATTTCTAGGAGAAATTTTCTTCTGTGAATTTAACAAAGTACCATCTAGATCTACAAAAATTGCTTTATAATTAAAGCTCATATTCACTCCATGTAAAAATTCTAGTTGATTTCTTAACT of Pigmentibacter sp. JX0631 contains these proteins:
- a CDS encoding SAM-dependent methyltransferase — encoded protein: MELYKKPATINELAEKWWTDERLKKILGDKKYTITPKSAPQLLRLLGLLNADASMSPDNLKKFIQINHMFNLLETHFTDLVSRHKVVHILDVGCGKSYLTFLLAWCFKEKWNTQAKIVGVDTNQKIIKSCIEKAEKLGYNDFLSFECASMTAYKWPYENRPNAVVALHACDTATDMALAFAIKEKTDFIAVAPCCQAELARKWKEIEGEHPLNPVFHTPQIRRETAAHLTDSLRMTLTRASGYEVTATEFVPSNHTPKNRLLTCVRRGNYLESAKKEYQSMKEYLGGKSIMLEDLLNTN
- a CDS encoding Cof-type HAD-IIB family hydrolase, with translation MSFNYKAIFVDLDGTLLNSQKKISPRNLKCLNDFISQGVKVIVSTGRTIKSVKAVTEGLNLSAPIITLNGNDIRRDISDDYPMLLSFIDNNLRDAIFNMLRQYLNQGTNNPVQNILVDTSKGFYCLHPNLLDSNEFASHYDSDVMQLDLDNPPVDSVVSFLILLSPDNDRELFLASQSSFFQEKYNAKFCTFNGWPWIEIGSPNVNKGTAMHIVCKYLGINIKDVIAFGDGENDVEMLEQAGLGVAMANADIHALKIAKAKALSNDEDGVSVFLERLKLAGNI